TCGGTGCGCCGCAGGAAGCATCGTTTCAAAATTCGAATCGAGGTAGACATCAATCATACGATCGACATCGTTCGCCCAGATCGTCAGTAGCAGGCTACGTGCTTGAAGGCCCAGCGGGGTTTCGCCGTTTTGAACGTAAATTTGGTGAAGCGGATCAAATAGGTCCTGCCCGTGAAGCGAAACTTGGTTGACGATCAAGGATTGTTCGTCAGGGTGAAAACGGAGGTGTTCAAGGAGCGTTTCTGCAAATGAAGCTTTGTGTTCGTCCCACAGGCTTTCCTTCTCTGAGAATGCCGTTAATGCGATAATCGCATTGATGGTCTCGTACGGTTCTTTTTGACGATCTAGAGCGAAGTTCCACCATTGCTGGATATGCGAACGGTCGATCGGCATCCGGCGTAGCTCATCAAGTGCGATGACGAGGCTTTTTCGGTCAAGGCTTGGAACGGCGGAGACCACTTGCTCGACCACGGTGGGATTTGAATCGTTCAGTCTCAAGATTCCAAGACGCAAGTAGACTCCTGCACGAGTCGTTACCGGATGGCTCAAGGTCATCTCTTTTAGACGCGGTAGTCCCCAGTAGCGATAACTCTGTAGCTGATCAAGAATGTTAGCTGTTTCGTCCGCGTTCGCAGTCCGCAATTGTTCCGCCAGCGCATAGCTGCGTGAACGATTCATCCATCCAAACGCGATCAAACACAAGATCGACAGTAGTCCGCAGGCGAACATGCTTTGCGTGATATGCCGCTTGGTTGCGACATGCATCATTCGCTGCTGTTTTTCGTTCCAATGAGAACGCTTGGTGAACGAGATCGTCAGTAGCCATTCGGGCCAAGACGGAAGCTGGCGTTTCTCCTTTTTTGCATTCCAGGCTTCGGCGCGATCGGCGAGGCTAAGCATGATTCTGCCACGCAAAGTCGACCTCAGATCGCGTGTTAGCCAGCCGCGAATGGAGGGAACTAGATAGTCATGGGTGAGCTGAAATTGCCGGACTTCGCCATCGGTCTGTAACTTCGAATCCGATGGCGTGATTAAGTGCAGGTCGTTGTCGAGGATCTTTAATAACTCGGAAAAGCGTCGCGGGTCATCGCGATATCCAGAAAGCTCAAGCAGTTCGTGTTCGCTTTTGGTAGCACCTTTTATATCGCTTCCGGTCTCAGGAAGCATCGCTGCCAAAATTCCTTTGATGGCCTTCATGTGGACTTGTCGATCTGCCGGAGCGGTTTCGCCAAACGATTCATCAAGGAACTTGATTCCGACACCGTCGATGCCACCGATTTGCTGCAATGATTTGGTCGTCCAAGGGCGACCTTTCATGATCTCAGCAAACGTTGCCAGTTGAACCGGGACGATTTTTCCTTCGACAGCCAGTCCTTCAATTGCGTCATCAAGAAACCGAGATTGATCCGATGACAGTGATGTCATCTGGTCTGGAAGTCGCGCAAAGCTGCATCCATATTCGGCCAAGACCCGACGGGCGTGACGTTTATCGAACAGGTCGATCATCGCCAAGTTTTGGCTTCGCGTAAGTTCAATCTCCACTTCGTCGGCAAGGCAGCTTACACCGATCCAAAAGTCGTCACGGACCAACAGGATGCATTGCACGTGTTCGCCATCACATTGACGCAAGGCGAGTGCCAGCGGAGTGTTGGACTTGCCGGCGTAGGCATGGAGCCACTGCTCGAATTGGTCGATCACCAGCAGCAGTTTCTTGCCTTCAAACTCGCCACCATTGAACGCTTTGCGGATCCACTCGATCGCTTCAACAACCGATAGCGAGTTGGGCAGTGATGGGATCTGTTGGCGGAGGGAAAATAAGATTTGCTGATCGGTGTTCTCAGAAGTCGCGCTGACAAAGCAAACGATGACAGAGTTTGGAAGTCGTGGGAGCAAACCAGCTCGGATAAACGAAGACTTGCCCGATCCCGATTTGCCATAGATCACGCCGACGCGAAACGGAATCGCCTCGTTCGGCGGTTCGATGCGGCTTTTCCAAAAGGCAATGCTTTCGGGCAGCCCATCGCGTTCATACGGTCCCGGCAGTAACTTGGTGAAGTAGTCCGCATCTTGCTGATCAAAAGCTCGCAGTCCACGTGGGACGATATCAAGTAGCTTGTCACTGCTGTTGGATAGGCGTTCGCCGCTGCTAGGGAAATCTCGCCTTCGCGATTTGGTTCCGCGTGCGACTTGCAAGGTCCACGACTCGTCTGACTGATCACTTTGCAGGACCCAGGCAAGGTCTTCTGCAACGGTGGCAGCGCTTTGATAACGCGATGTCGCACGCTTGCTGAGCAGCCGCAGGCAGATACGCTCGAGTTCTTTGGGTATCTGTCGATCGTGTGTTCTTAGTGATTCGGGTTGAGAATTGCAGATCATGCGAAGCGTCTGATCTGGCGAATCCCCGCTGAACGGTAGCGTGCCACAGAGCACTTCGTACATCACAACGCCAAGGCTGAACAAATCAGAGCGTCGGTCGATCAGGTGATTCTCACCCCGCGCCTGTTCAGGGCTCATGTACGCGTAGGTGCCGATTTTCCCTGCGCGACGGGTAGGCATATCGGTCTGAAGTGCCAAACCAAAGTCGGTGATAAAGCATCGCTGTTGGTCGTCGAGAAGCAGGTTCGCAGGTTTTATGTCGCGGTGAACAACCCCGGCCCGGTGAAT
The Stieleria sp. JC731 genome window above contains:
- a CDS encoding bifunctional serine/threonine-protein kinase/formylglycine-generating enzyme family protein, which produces MTGDEKAPADATDHHSGQPSGKELHRDSPSPDHSDVAKHSDVSKHSDLAKTREDLVASGGIRAAIDDGEPRTVDGSDDFETDELISDSEARTFLSSAPQIDRYRVEHRLASGGFGNVFLATDTQLKRRVAIKIPHQERMSKSFDVERFLEEARTIASLDHPGVVPIYDFGKLHDRYYIVSRFIDGQTLGQWIQEPHRGSQKVEILRDVAETLDFIHRAGVVHRDIKPANLLLDDQQRCFITDFGLALQTDMPTRRAGKIGTYAYMSPEQARGENHLIDRRSDLFSLGVVMYEVLCGTLPFSGDSPDQTLRMICNSQPESLRTHDRQIPKELERICLRLLSKRATSRYQSAATVAEDLAWVLQSDQSDESWTLQVARGTKSRRRDFPSSGERLSNSSDKLLDIVPRGLRAFDQQDADYFTKLLPGPYERDGLPESIAFWKSRIEPPNEAIPFRVGVIYGKSGSGKSSFIRAGLLPRLPNSVIVCFVSATSENTDQQILFSLRQQIPSLPNSLSVVEAIEWIRKAFNGGEFEGKKLLLVIDQFEQWLHAYAGKSNTPLALALRQCDGEHVQCILLVRDDFWIGVSCLADEVEIELTRSQNLAMIDLFDKRHARRVLAEYGCSFARLPDQMTSLSSDQSRFLDDAIEGLAVEGKIVPVQLATFAEIMKGRPWTTKSLQQIGGIDGVGIKFLDESFGETAPADRQVHMKAIKGILAAMLPETGSDIKGATKSEHELLELSGYRDDPRRFSELLKILDNDLHLITPSDSKLQTDGEVRQFQLTHDYLVPSIRGWLTRDLRSTLRGRIMLSLADRAEAWNAKKEKRQLPSWPEWLLTISFTKRSHWNEKQQRMMHVATKRHITQSMFACGLLSILCLIAFGWMNRSRSYALAEQLRTANADETANILDQLQSYRYWGLPRLKEMTLSHPVTTRAGVYLRLGILRLNDSNPTVVEQVVSAVPSLDRKSLVIALDELRRMPIDRSHIQQWWNFALDRQKEPYETINAIIALTAFSEKESLWDEHKASFAETLLEHLRFHPDEQSLIVNQVSLHGQDLFDPLHQIYVQNGETPLGLQARSLLLTIWANDVDRMIDVYLDSNFETMLPAAHRLDEFEETASIPKLHSTIHDEHISIDSRQANAAAYLFHKQNFETLLRLLGHSSNPNGRSQIIERTALLNTSPGYIDKLFASSKDPSIEAALLLLLGSLDTERLSESELEQAIDRCRKQFVSSKSPEVHSAAWWALRKLDGKSNWLHEQVAELAGKKAPLDQKWSINQHKQTFIRFDWPGLSLDVGACEVTKADFAAFNREHPTGKSDNTQYHRRLPDDHCPAILIDWYAATKYCRWLTEQEGLDEDDQCYPASEEELDSIGIYPDYKNRRGYRLLFPDEWTRCCFGDATTTFGWGDDAELLKVYGSIPNQYQIQTPVDSMKPLPTGMFGMYGGVREWCISRGHRNDQQPIRGGDIDDSVQDRIRLSRSGADSKKLHYFSVGFRICRASDFQP